Proteins from one Malania oleifera isolate guangnan ecotype guangnan chromosome 4, ASM2987363v1, whole genome shotgun sequence genomic window:
- the LOC131153675 gene encoding uncharacterized protein LOC131153675 produces the protein MGGGDPDVVLRSVIQQVMSKMASSPGGKNCTIEQFTWMRPSSFSREANPLVAENWVQDIEEMMAVIPSRLLEKQRMNSMAVTWSGFREIFSKRYYPITVRSAKVVKFLHLMQGSLIVQQYEVKFIELSRFASYLGPDEERKVRKFKEGLTHILFEQVISFQV, from the exons ATGGGTGGAGGAGACCCAGATGTTGTACTACGTAGCGTTATTCAGCAGGTGATGTCAAAGATGGCTAGCAGTCCGGGAGGGAAAAattgcacgattgagcagttcacatgGATGAGACCTTCATCATTTTCTAGAGAAGCTAACCCACTTGTGGCTGAAAACTGGGTCCAGGACATAGAGGAGATGATGGCAGTTATTCCAT CAAGATTATTGGAGAAGCAGAGAATGAACTCTATGGCGGTGACATGGAGCGGCTTTAGGGAAATTTTCTCTAAGAGATATTATCCTATTACTGTTAGGAGTGCGAAGGTGGTAAAGTTTTTGCATCTGATGCAGGGATCATTGATAGTGCAACAGTATGAGGTGAAATTTATTGAGCTGTCTCGGTTTGCTTCGTATTTGGgaccagatgaggagaggaaagTGAGGAAGTTTAAGGAGGGTCTGACGCATATTCTATTTGAGCAGGTTATAAGCTTTCAAGTTTAG